From Hirundo rustica isolate bHirRus1 chromosome 1, bHirRus1.pri.v3, whole genome shotgun sequence, a single genomic window includes:
- the LOC120754275 gene encoding C-C chemokine receptor type 5-like codes for MHDQYTMGNETPDFTDWPLTTEFDYSDSTPCPATEEKHFAAKFLPPLYSLVVIFGLTGNMLVVLILVKYKRLKSMTDIYLLNLAISDLLFVFSLPFWAYYAVHDWIFGEALCRILSGVYLLGFYSGIFFIILLTLDRYLAIVHAVFALKARTVTYGILASVVTWAVAVLISVPGVVFHKTQKESSGYTCSAHYPSEQRNTWKQFLTLKMNILGLLIPMLIMICSYTQIIKTLLQCRNEKKHKAVRLIFIIMIIYFFFWAPYNICILLRDFQGVFSISTCEGNGQLHKAIQVTETISMIHCCINPVIYAFAGEKFRKYLRSFFRKQIAIHLSKYCPVFYADTAERASSTYTQSTGEQEVSAAL; via the coding sequence GAAAAGCACTTTGCAGCAAAGTTTCTGCCACCTCTTTATTCTCTAGTGGTGATATTTGGCCTGACAGGCAACATGCTTGTTGTCCTTATCCTGGTAAAATACAAGAGGCTGAAGAGTATGACTGACATCTACCTGCTCAacttggccatttctgatctgctgtttgtattttctctcccgTTTTGGGCTTATTATGCAGTTCATGACTGGATTTTCGGGGAGGCGCTCTGTCGAATTCTGTCAGGTGTCTACCTCCTTGGCTTCTACAGTGGCATCTTTTTCATAATCCTGTTGACCCTGGACAGGTACCTGGCCATAGTGCACGCCGTGTTTGCTTTGAAAGCCAGGACAGTTACCTACGGCATCCTCGCCAGCGTTGTCACTTGGGCTGTTGCTGTTCTAATTTCTGTCCCAGGGGTAGTATTTCACAAAACTCAGAAGGAAAGTTCAGGCTATACTTGCAGTGCTCATTATCCATCAGAGCAAAGAAATACATGGAAGCAATTCCTTACCCTAAAAATGAACATCCTGGGACTTCTTATTCCAATGTTAATCATGATCTGCAGCTACACACAAATTATAAAGACGTTACTGCAATGTAGGAATGAGAAGAAACATAAAGCAGTCAGgcttatttttattatcatgattatctatttttttttctgggcacCATACAACATTTGCATCCTCTTGCGTGATTTTCAAGGTGTATTTTCCATCTCTACTTGTGAAGGAAATGGTCAACTGCACAAAGCAATCCAAGTGACAGAAACAATCTCAATGATCCATTGTTGTATCAACCCAGTAATTTACGCCTTTGCTGGAGAAAAATTTAGGAAATATCTTCGCAGCTTTTTCCGAAAGCAGATTGCAATCCACTTGTCTAAATACTGTCCTGTTTTCTATGCTGACACAGCTGAACGAGCGAGCTCCACCTACACACAATCTACTGGAGAACAAGAAGTGTCTGCTGCATTATAA